The DNA window TGTAGATATAATGTTCTTGTTACTGTTCCTGATGTCGACGTCTCCAACGTTGTTTTGATCGTGGTGTTTGGCGAAGCTGTTGTTGGTAGGGAGGAGATAGTAGAGGTGGCCTGCATGGAGCTCTTCGTTGTGGAGGAGAGGCGGAGAGAGGAAGTCAGGTGTGGGGTAAATGGCATGGCCGGGGAACTCGTTGGTTATGCACTCGGAGGTGATGGGTGCGAATAGTTCCATGATGCCACCGCTGGATGTTACCACTTTCACCATATCTTCAACTTCTCCGAAGCCTTTGAACACACAATTGCCCATGTGATCAGGTAGGCTGGGGTGCTAATGATCTTCTTCCTGCGGTGGTTTCTAAATTACGGAAAAGCTGTGTTGTTTTTATTGAGGGGATGGAATCTAGAAAACCCTTATGGCGAAATATAAGTGGAGAACAGCAGATGAAAGGGGGGGTTGAGAGGATGGGGGTTTCTTGAGGGTTTCCTTTCCTCGGTTGTAGCCGACACAAAGTATCCTTTCCTTTGCCATCCCCAAATCCAAAATCTTGTGGATTTTATAGTGGAATGGCCCACACTTTTCTTTGCTTCTTTGGTGAGACAAAAGATGCACCGTTgatataccaaaattaacaaaactcCACTATGACAAGGAAAATAAACTTGGAATATATGGCAATATGGCATGTTtaagtaattatttttgaaaaagttaaATATGCACTACTTAATTTGAATTTAtacaaaggttttttttttccaatgaaTACCTAAATTTCGTTTCATAATTTAAATAAGTCATTTACTGTAAGTAATAGTTTAGacaaaaaagttaaatttaagtATCAATTTAAACAACGAAACCTGCTAATTCAAATACCTAATTgaaccaaaataaactttaagtaccaaattgaaccttAAAGTCAAGTTCAAGCACCTAATTAGATAAAAAAACTTAAGTACCAATTTGAACCATGAAACCAAGTTGAAGTAGCAAAGTGTatatttatcttctttttttttaaactgtaACCAAATTATGGTATACTTACAAtttagatgaaaaaaatatatatcaaatttataaaaattaataaaaaaattaattttggttttggttaaaTGGTAAAACTTAAAAGACCATAAAATTTTGGATTTCAAAGCTTATAATtctcatatgtatatatttaaatttattaaaatagaaaaaataaatacttTCAAATTAATGTAAACTACGATTTAAATGGAATGTGCTTTTGATAGTTTTATATGTAAATAGGAATTTATTGATAATGATATCAATTTAACCGAACTCTTAACAAAATTATATCCATGAATCCATCATTAAAATAGTAACATGAACTAAATAATTCAGTTGAATAGAAATATGAAGGTGAGACTTTAAGCTCCAAAagcttcatttctttctttttcatcaaTTTCAATTTTGAGTAGAGCATTAAGTCAATGTTTGGGCATATCAGATCTTGTATGCTTTTGCGATTATGATCGTAGAGAGACTCATGGTCAATTACATCATCAAGTGTGCTAACTCCTTTTACCCTTATCTTTTAGCAAGTGGATCCCATTTTCAGCGACTAGGACATTAAAAGAAGAGAATTGTTGAACTTTGGATCTGCTCAACCTCGAGAATCAATCATCATCAACATACCAGACTTGCGTTCAACGTAAAAATAAAGCCTGGCTACCGCTTAAATTTCATTGACTTCAACCATGGAAATCAAAACATGGTTTGATATATTATAGGGTATAGGTCCTTGACCGGGGGATTCTCAATTAAAAATGAAAGCTAAAATTTCTAAAGCAAGGTCCGCGGGTAGCGTAAATATTTCTAGGAACTGACCTCCCCTTTAATTATTTTACCAGCAGCTGAAATCGTAGCTATTCAATGATCTTGAGTCGCACCATTTAATTAGTACTTATCCGGTTTGACGCTTGACATGAATGACTCTATATATGTATGACATAGTATTATCCACGTTTTCActtcaatatatattatatatttgagCAAGCAGAGgctagtgtcatgggttgcgcatgggaacccgcaaccatgacacatctgTGTGAACCATCAAGAAGgcaggaggtcatttggcccaatcagaccggcccgttgcttgaagagattgaaggcccatctacaagttagacaaatataatatattattttataagattacatatcttagataagatatgtaatcttagaagatatgattttatattcttaaagGTTTGGTGGTAGGTGGCCTTTAATCATAGCCGCTGATGTACTTAATTTtgcaccgttggatttggggaggctcaactataaataagagacctcttccctcattgtaaatcacttgagttttgagtAAGAAGAATcattgagagcattcactcaaacttttctctcttgtgttcttatttTCCTTGGCTTGTTCTTGtctcatttttctttcatcttgttggctttgagttgctttcgcttgagttgtgttttgggaggaattctgttgaatccttcttttgtggaagttaggctgacttaggcattttggagtaagaaactgcctaaggccgcacggattctGAGGCAAGAATCttaagtccgtgacagttggtacCAGAGCCGTTCGAAAGCACTTTTGAGATATGTCGAGAGAAGTTGGTGAGaatgagccaatggagacccgtgggagggtCAGGAAGGCTAGTCGATCGAGGGACATGTTGTCGAGCTTGGAAAATCGAGTGGTCAATCTCG is part of the Gossypium hirsutum isolate 1008001.06 chromosome D11, Gossypium_hirsutum_v2.1, whole genome shotgun sequence genome and encodes:
- the LOC121223723 gene encoding uncharacterized protein — its product is MGNCVFKGFGEVEDMVKVVTSSGGIMELFAPITSECITNEFPGHAIYPTPDFLSPPLLHNEELHAGHLYYLLPTNNSFAKHHDQNNVGDVDIRNSNKNIISTSSSINTPYRMSFDQQRVLKRTEAEVLPRYNSSGVWKVKLVISPDQLAEILAQESRTEALIESVRTVAKCGNGVSSVANSDQFSVSSSWKTPW